The following coding sequences are from one Amphiprion ocellaris isolate individual 3 ecotype Okinawa chromosome 19, ASM2253959v1, whole genome shotgun sequence window:
- the prl gene encoding prolactin encodes MAQRRTNGSKLLLTVLYMVAACKAVPISDLLDRASQRSDRLHSLSTMLTRELDSHFPPIGRMIMPRPAMCHTSSLQTPNDKEQALQVSESDLLSLARSLLRAWVDPLLVLSSSANTLPHPAQNSISNKIQELQEHSKNLGDGLNILSGKMGPAAQTMSLLPYRGGNDLGQDKISKLINFQFLLSCFRRDSHKIDSFLKVLRCRAAKMQPEMC; translated from the exons atggCTCAGAGAAGAACCAATGGAAGCAAACTGCTCCTGACAG TGTTGTACATGGTGGCAGCATGTAAAGCTGTTCCCATCAGCGACCTCCTGGACCGAGCCTCTCAGCGCTCTGACAGGCTTCACTCCCTTAGCACGATGCTCACACGGGAGCTG GACTCTCATTTCCCTCCGATAGGCAGAATGATCATGCCTCGCCCTGCGATGTGCCACACCTCCTCTCTGCAGACGCCCAATGACAAGGAACAAGCTCTGCAAGTGTCA GAGTCAGACCTGCTGTCTTTGGCTCGATCCCTGCTCCGGGCCTGGGTGGACCCCCTGCTGGTCCTGTCCTCCTCTGCTAACACCCTGCCTCATCCGGCCCAGAACAGCATCTCCAACAAGAtccaggagctgcaggagcaCTCCAAGAACCTGGGAGACGGCCTGAACATACTGTCTGGGAAG ATGGGTCCGGCTGCTCAGACCATGTCCCTGCTCCCCTACAGAGGAGGCAATGATCTCGGCCAGGACAAGATCTCCAAACTGATCAACTTCCAGTTCCTGCTGTCCTGCTTTCGCCGGGACTCCCACAAGATTGACAGCTTCCTGAAAGTCCTGCGCTGCCGGGCGGCAAAGATGCAGCCTGAGATGTGCTAA